One genomic region from Sulfuriflexus mobilis encodes:
- a CDS encoding Spy/CpxP family protein refolding chaperone has product MKNTMLMPATVALLLGLAFSPIIMAEHGPGKGEGSGPKMMHGGGHGPSWKESLTDVQKLKIKKMKVDYLKVKYPIKARMKTIKIDLAVLVTADKPDQRAIDAKIDELLVLKKDLLKAKYAHKIAVRKELKADQQVLFDKHMLNKAKRKKCRGHHP; this is encoded by the coding sequence ATGAAAAACACCATGTTAATGCCCGCCACCGTTGCGCTGCTCTTAGGTCTGGCATTTAGTCCGATTATCATGGCTGAACACGGCCCTGGCAAGGGCGAAGGGTCAGGCCCTAAGATGATGCATGGCGGTGGTCACGGCCCGTCATGGAAGGAGTCACTGACTGATGTGCAGAAACTCAAAATCAAAAAAATGAAAGTGGATTACCTGAAGGTCAAGTATCCGATAAAGGCCAGAATGAAAACCATCAAGATTGATCTGGCGGTGCTGGTAACCGCCGACAAGCCTGATCAGCGGGCCATAGATGCAAAGATAGATGAACTACTCGTATTGAAAAAAGACCTGTTGAAGGCGAAGTACGCGCATAAGATTGCCGTGCGCAAGGAGCTGAAAGCGGATCAACAGGTGTTGTTCGACAAGCATATGTTGAATAAGGCAAAACGCAAGAAATGCAGGGGCCATCACCCTTAA
- a CDS encoding alpha-E domain-containing protein yields the protein MLSRVAENIYWMARYIERAENTARLINVTTNLVLDMPRSANVGWEPIIEIMGGEEIFHEHYDSSEERNILKFMIADLHNPCSIIGSLQLARENARTIRDIIPRETWESINDLYIYAKSNAQSGISRKNRHYYLQKVILGAQTITGQLAGTMYHDLGYDFLRLGRNLERADMTTRIIDVRSADLLEEEHESLTPYENIQWMSVLKSLTAYQMYRRIVQVRVRRPDVLKFLLQERKFPRAFYHALCEVENCLKNLPKNKQGIAHIKQLQDTVLSANPEKLKQAELHKFIDKLQFGLMKINTDITDSYFRRHV from the coding sequence ATGCTATCGCGTGTTGCTGAAAATATTTACTGGATGGCCCGTTATATTGAACGTGCAGAAAATACTGCACGCCTTATCAATGTCACGACCAACCTGGTGCTGGATATGCCACGTAGCGCCAATGTGGGCTGGGAGCCGATTATTGAGATCATGGGTGGCGAGGAGATTTTTCATGAACACTATGATAGTAGTGAGGAACGCAATATCCTGAAATTCATGATTGCGGATTTGCATAATCCCTGTTCTATAATAGGTTCATTACAGTTGGCACGCGAGAATGCCAGGACCATTCGCGATATTATCCCGCGCGAAACATGGGAAAGCATTAATGATTTATATATCTATGCCAAATCAAATGCTCAATCCGGAATTTCCCGAAAGAACCGACATTATTATTTGCAAAAGGTCATTCTTGGTGCGCAAACCATTACTGGGCAACTCGCGGGAACCATGTACCACGACCTGGGTTATGATTTCCTGCGATTAGGTCGAAACCTTGAACGCGCCGATATGACTACTCGTATTATCGATGTGCGCTCGGCCGACTTGCTTGAAGAGGAACACGAGAGCCTTACCCCTTATGAAAACATACAGTGGATGAGTGTTCTGAAATCTTTGACTGCTTACCAGATGTATCGTCGCATCGTGCAGGTCAGGGTACGCCGCCCCGATGTACTGAAATTCCTGTTACAAGAACGAAAATTCCCGCGTGCCTTTTACCATGCCCTGTGTGAAGTGGAAAACTGTCTGAAGAACCTGCCAAAAAATAAGCAGGGTATCGCGCATATCAAACAGCTACAAGACACCGTGCTTTCTGCCAACCCGGAAAAACTGAAACAGGCAGAGCTTCATAAGTTTATCGATAAATTACAGTTTGGCCTGATGAAGATCAATACTGACATTACTGACAGCTATTTTCGTCGCCATGTTTAG
- a CDS encoding circularly permuted type 2 ATP-grasp protein yields MSIRWGSYKVQGIYDELIRAAGKPRDAAKPLCDYLRNLKDREIEEYKAAAELAIHVMGITFTVYSEEEGSIDRAWPFDIIPRIIDKKEWNRVERGLKQRVQALNLFIDDLYHEQKIVKDKVFPAALLQDSVNFRPQCMGITPPNHIWAHICGSDLVRDEHGTIYVLEDNLRVPSGVSYMLENRMVMKRVFPDLFEDYNILPVDDYPSQLYDTLASISPRDVAQPEIVVLTPGIYNSAYFEHAYLAQQMGAELVEGNDLYVDDKDVVYMRTVDGLSRVDVIYRRIDDLFLDPEVFNPDSTIGVPGLMRAWKAGNVALANAPGAGVADDKVVYAYVPEIIKYYLGEEPLIPNVPTYKCNNKDERSYVLDNIDQLVVKPANESGGYGMLIGPHATRKEHSKFKRLVKRDPRNYVAQPMLTLSTAPTLIGNRVEPRHLDLRPFILSGSDTTYVTMGGLTRVALRKGSIVVNSSQGGGSKDTWIVDMEAN; encoded by the coding sequence ATGTCTATTCGATGGGGGAGTTACAAGGTACAGGGCATCTATGATGAACTCATCCGTGCTGCGGGCAAACCGCGTGATGCAGCCAAGCCACTCTGCGATTACCTTCGCAACCTCAAAGACAGAGAAATAGAAGAATACAAAGCCGCTGCTGAACTGGCCATTCACGTTATGGGCATTACCTTTACCGTGTACAGCGAGGAGGAGGGTTCCATCGACCGAGCCTGGCCGTTCGATATTATTCCTCGCATTATTGATAAAAAAGAATGGAATCGGGTTGAGCGGGGCCTGAAACAACGTGTTCAGGCATTAAACTTGTTTATCGATGACCTTTACCACGAACAAAAAATCGTAAAAGACAAGGTCTTTCCCGCTGCGCTATTGCAGGACTCGGTTAACTTCCGACCTCAGTGCATGGGCATTACACCACCAAACCACATCTGGGCACATATTTGTGGCTCTGACCTGGTGCGCGATGAGCACGGCACTATCTATGTGCTGGAGGATAACCTGCGCGTGCCCTCGGGCGTGTCGTATATGCTGGAAAACCGCATGGTCATGAAACGCGTGTTTCCAGATTTGTTTGAAGACTACAATATACTGCCGGTAGATGACTATCCGTCCCAGCTCTATGACACACTGGCCTCGATCTCACCACGCGATGTGGCGCAACCCGAGATTGTGGTGCTGACCCCGGGCATTTATAACTCTGCTTATTTTGAGCATGCCTACCTGGCACAGCAAATGGGTGCGGAACTGGTAGAGGGAAATGACCTTTACGTTGATGATAAAGACGTGGTGTATATGCGTACAGTTGACGGCTTGTCGCGCGTTGATGTTATTTACCGCCGCATCGATGATCTGTTCCTCGACCCGGAGGTTTTTAACCCGGATTCGACGATTGGTGTTCCCGGCCTGATGCGCGCCTGGAAAGCGGGCAATGTCGCCCTGGCCAATGCGCCCGGTGCAGGTGTGGCAGATGATAAGGTTGTTTACGCCTATGTGCCGGAGATCATTAAATACTATCTGGGAGAGGAGCCTCTGATCCCCAACGTACCTACCTATAAGTGTAATAATAAGGATGAACGTAGCTACGTACTGGATAATATCGATCAACTGGTGGTGAAACCTGCCAACGAATCGGGTGGTTACGGCATGTTGATAGGCCCGCATGCGACCAGGAAGGAACATAGCAAGTTCAAACGACTGGTAAAACGTGATCCGCGTAACTACGTTGCGCAGCCCATGTTAACACTGTCGACTGCGCCTACCCTTATAGGTAACCGGGTAGAGCCGCGTCACCTGGATTTGCGCCCGTTTATTTTATCCGGCAGCGATACCACCTATGTCACTATGGGTGGGCTCACACGTGTGGCCCTGCGTAAGGGCTCGATCGTGGTTAATTCATCTCAGGGTGGTGGTTCAAAAGACACCTGGATCGTGGATATGGAAGCTAACTAG
- a CDS encoding peptidase, with amino-acid sequence MTACVAIKVDGGIVLASDSRTNAGVDYVRTYSKMHTFNWPGDRTLVILTSGNLATTQAVINRVNHDLDDKNADFNLRKAKKLFEIAHYIGSINQQEQAEHAKAFKDNHKTLEANFIVGGQIGEEEDDIYLVYPEGNYITVSPETPYMQIGETKYGKPILDRIITPKTSLNDAARCALVSLDSTMRSNVSVGPPLELAIYTANSLTEPRYTKIDLSTPLFTDIQNRWAEGLQQAFQNLPRFDWED; translated from the coding sequence ATGACAGCTTGTGTAGCAATTAAAGTAGATGGCGGTATTGTGCTGGCATCCGATTCGCGCACCAATGCCGGTGTAGACTACGTGCGCACCTACAGCAAGATGCATACCTTTAACTGGCCCGGTGACAGGACACTGGTCATCTTGACCTCTGGTAACCTTGCCACCACCCAGGCGGTGATTAATCGGGTTAATCACGACCTGGACGATAAAAATGCAGACTTTAACCTGCGTAAGGCAAAAAAGCTGTTTGAAATCGCCCATTACATTGGCTCCATTAATCAGCAGGAGCAGGCTGAGCATGCGAAAGCCTTCAAAGACAACCATAAAACCCTGGAAGCAAATTTTATCGTCGGCGGGCAGATTGGTGAGGAAGAAGATGACATCTATCTGGTTTACCCGGAAGGCAACTATATTACGGTTTCTCCCGAGACCCCCTACATGCAAATCGGTGAAACAAAATATGGCAAACCCATTCTGGATCGCATCATTACACCTAAAACCAGCCTTAACGATGCCGCACGTTGTGCCCTGGTCTCGCTGGATTCAACCATGCGCAGTAATGTGTCGGTAGGTCCGCCACTCGAGCTTGCTATCTACACAGCAAATTCACTCACCGAACCACGTTATACCAAGATTGACCTAAGTACTCCGTTGTTTACCGATATTCAAAACCGTTGGGCGGAGGGCCTACAACAGGCATTTCAGAACCTGCCGAGGTTTGACTGGGAAGACTAG
- a CDS encoding zinc-binding metallopeptidase family protein, translating to MRTFTCTCGNTLYFDNNLCLQCGKTLGFDPAQLTILPLLQGEGDDWQPDSGSALRFHKCGNYLAGHGCNWLIPAEEDEHFCLACRLNEVIPDLSKDENEQRWYKLESAKRRLIYTLLTLRLPITTYHQDKDHGLAFRFMEDIKGFDMFSEEMVTYEEIMTGHNAGTITINILEADDSEREKIRESMNEAYRTILGHFRHEIGHYYWDQFIARTERLDEFRALFGDERNDYKNALSQYYQYGAQANWQDNFISAYASSHPWEDWAESWAHYLHFMDVLETASHHHVGIQGDEIKYTQNNLRDWLEFHDFGSIIGQLVKLMRTLNELNRSLGFPDPYPFEHSPTVINKLGFIHRVVMSS from the coding sequence TTGCGAACCTTTACGTGTACATGCGGCAACACCCTGTACTTCGATAACAATCTTTGTCTGCAATGTGGCAAGACACTGGGTTTTGACCCCGCGCAGTTGACGATTCTACCCCTGCTGCAGGGTGAGGGGGATGACTGGCAGCCGGACTCAGGCTCTGCGCTACGCTTTCATAAATGTGGCAATTATCTGGCCGGCCATGGTTGTAACTGGTTGATCCCCGCCGAAGAGGACGAACACTTTTGTCTCGCCTGCCGGCTGAACGAAGTGATACCCGACCTGAGCAAGGACGAGAACGAACAGCGCTGGTATAAACTGGAAAGCGCCAAACGCCGTCTTATCTATACCTTATTAACCCTGCGTCTGCCGATCACTACCTATCATCAGGACAAGGATCATGGTCTGGCCTTTCGTTTTATGGAGGATATCAAAGGCTTTGATATGTTCTCTGAGGAAATGGTGACCTATGAAGAAATTATGACAGGCCACAATGCCGGCACCATAACCATTAATATTCTGGAGGCCGACGACAGTGAACGTGAAAAAATCCGCGAGAGCATGAATGAGGCCTATCGCACGATACTGGGTCACTTTCGTCATGAGATCGGTCACTATTACTGGGACCAGTTTATTGCTCGAACGGAGCGTCTTGATGAGTTTCGTGCATTGTTTGGCGATGAGCGCAATGATTACAAAAATGCATTATCACAATATTATCAATATGGCGCACAGGCTAACTGGCAGGATAATTTCATTAGTGCCTACGCCAGCTCCCATCCCTGGGAAGACTGGGCCGAAAGCTGGGCACACTACCTGCACTTTATGGATGTGCTGGAGACGGCCAGCCATCACCATGTGGGTATTCAGGGTGATGAAATTAAGTACACCCAAAATAATCTACGCGATTGGCTTGAGTTTCACGATTTCGGAAGCATCATCGGGCAACTGGTCAAACTCATGCGCACGCTGAACGAATTAAATCGCAGTCTGGGATTTCCCGATCCCTACCCCTTTGAGCATTCACCAACGGTAATTAACAAACTGGGATTCATCCATCGTGTCGTCATGTCGAGCTGA
- a CDS encoding DUF6524 family protein: protein MIKQLTWTGFFLRFLFAMLVVFVSYNPEGYSYYHWALENFFPLDPLKIIAGILLAIGWVIFIRATLRSLGGIGLLLVSSLCVAILWFLVDAGLKSEDSIRFYAYAGLIIMTLILAIGMSWSHIRRRLSGQYDTDDVDEND, encoded by the coding sequence ATGATAAAACAGCTTACCTGGACCGGGTTCTTCCTGCGTTTCTTATTCGCAATGCTGGTGGTATTCGTCAGCTATAATCCTGAGGGCTACTCCTATTATCATTGGGCATTAGAAAATTTCTTCCCACTTGACCCACTTAAGATTATTGCCGGTATTTTACTGGCCATTGGCTGGGTGATCTTTATCCGCGCAACGTTACGCTCCCTTGGTGGAATAGGCTTGTTACTAGTAAGTAGTTTGTGTGTGGCAATACTGTGGTTTTTGGTCGATGCGGGTCTGAAATCTGAGGATAGTATCCGTTTCTATGCGTATGCCGGACTGATTATCATGACACTCATATTAGCGATTGGCATGTCCTGGTCGCATATTCGCCGCCGCTTATCGGGTCAATATGATACAGATGATGTGGATGAAAATGATTAG
- a CDS encoding DUF302 domain-containing protein: MRNLFFSCYCILTLSLLAPFSAYAGDDELSIINDSRDSFQVADNVPDTVTLLSDFLRSEGFDILLTVDHAGSAAAVGLELAPTQVIFARQPRRIERRLLQRSETIGIDLPLKFLVFKRDGEVHLDVNATGYLIDRHDVRLEDHLLGLIDSKIKRVSDAPEGLLTVKSLQSLDVTVETFLATISAIPAFRIPLVLDYSSAQNEDDEDDNERRAPLLIVIGNPNVGTPLMQANQRIGIDLPQKFLFWEDRHGNVNITYNDPRFLAERHDVQGVDARLAGIANALRNFALIAAGIN, encoded by the coding sequence ATGCGAAACCTGTTCTTTAGCTGTTACTGCATCCTAACCCTGTCCCTTTTAGCACCCTTTTCAGCTTATGCTGGCGATGATGAGTTATCGATAATCAATGATTCAAGAGATTCATTTCAGGTTGCCGATAATGTCCCTGATACGGTCACATTATTAAGTGATTTTTTACGCAGTGAGGGCTTTGACATTCTACTTACGGTTGACCACGCGGGGTCTGCCGCCGCTGTAGGTCTTGAACTTGCGCCAACACAAGTCATTTTCGCGAGACAACCTCGCCGCATCGAGCGGCGTCTTTTACAACGTAGCGAAACCATTGGCATCGATCTACCCTTAAAGTTTTTGGTCTTCAAGCGTGACGGCGAAGTACACCTCGACGTCAACGCAACGGGCTACCTGATTGATCGCCATGATGTCCGCTTAGAAGATCACCTGCTGGGTTTGATCGACAGTAAAATCAAGCGTGTGAGCGATGCCCCTGAAGGACTGCTCACTGTGAAGAGCCTGCAAAGCCTTGACGTTACCGTTGAAACCTTCCTGGCTACCATTTCGGCTATTCCTGCTTTCAGGATCCCTCTGGTACTCGATTACAGTTCTGCTCAAAACGAAGATGACGAAGACGATAATGAACGACGCGCCCCACTTCTTATTGTCATTGGCAACCCCAATGTCGGCACCCCCCTGATGCAAGCGAATCAGCGGATCGGTATCGATTTACCGCAAAAATTCCTGTTCTGGGAAGATCGCCATGGCAATGTCAATATTACTTATAATGATCCACGGTTTCTTGCAGAACGCCACGATGTCCAGGGTGTTGACGCCCGGCTTGCAGGGATTGCCAATGCGCTACGCAATTTTGCCTTAATTGCTGCGGGCATAAACTGA
- a CDS encoding nucleotidyltransferase family protein: protein MADITGLLLAAGASRRFGTNKLLVEINGQPLIAHSATALAPCDRLIAVVRAEDEAVQSCLQGLGIEWVSNPEAGRGMGYSIACAVKASADSHGWCLLPADMPYVTATTTGQIVAAMNNGATLAAPFYHEQRGHPVGFSASFYPALTALDGDSGARVILQQHLDHLVAIKTNDAGVLHDIDTPADLRSPRFENK from the coding sequence ATGGCTGACATAACCGGCCTCCTGCTGGCCGCCGGTGCCAGCCGACGGTTTGGTACCAACAAGCTCCTTGTAGAGATAAACGGTCAGCCGCTCATTGCGCACAGCGCCACCGCACTGGCGCCCTGTGATCGTCTTATCGCGGTAGTGCGTGCGGAGGATGAGGCTGTTCAGTCCTGCTTGCAGGGGCTCGGTATCGAATGGGTGAGTAATCCGGAAGCGGGCAGGGGCATGGGCTATTCCATTGCCTGTGCAGTCAAGGCCAGTGCAGACAGTCACGGCTGGTGTCTACTACCTGCCGACATGCCCTATGTCACTGCGACGACTACAGGACAGATCGTTGCTGCCATGAATAACGGTGCGACACTGGCCGCGCCGTTTTACCACGAGCAGCGTGGTCACCCGGTGGGCTTCAGTGCGTCGTTTTATCCGGCACTGACGGCGCTCGATGGCGACAGCGGTGCGCGCGTTATCCTGCAGCAACACCTTGACCATCTTGTGGCCATCAAGACGAATGATGCGGGTGTGCTGCATGACATCGATACGCCCGCTGATCTGCGATCCCCCCGGTTCGAAAATAAGTAA
- a CDS encoding XdhC family protein yields the protein MLIIGAGELARRVAQLALMLDYAVTLCDPRPEYANGWEVEGTVQVSTAPETFLPAFAPDPQTVVLALAHAPQLEDAALAAALQTEAFYIGALGSQKNQQARLQRLQRMGLSPQQRARLHGPVGLDIGSRTPAEIAIAITAALIAARNTAAQTRPQTARQHG from the coding sequence ATGCTGATCATAGGTGCCGGCGAACTGGCCCGGCGCGTGGCACAACTCGCGCTCATGCTCGATTACGCCGTCACCCTCTGCGATCCGCGGCCGGAGTATGCCAACGGCTGGGAGGTCGAAGGCACCGTCCAGGTCAGCACCGCCCCGGAGACCTTCCTGCCAGCGTTTGCGCCCGACCCCCAGACCGTTGTCCTGGCCCTGGCGCACGCGCCACAGTTAGAAGACGCCGCACTGGCCGCGGCACTGCAGACCGAGGCCTTCTATATTGGCGCCCTCGGCTCACAAAAAAACCAGCAGGCCCGGCTGCAGCGCTTGCAACGCATGGGTCTCAGCCCCCAGCAACGCGCACGTCTGCATGGACCGGTGGGCCTCGATATCGGCAGTCGTACACCGGCCGAAATTGCCATTGCCATTACCGCGGCACTGATCGCAGCGCGCAACACGGCCGCGCAAACACGGCCACAGACCGCGCGTCAGCATGGCTGA
- a CDS encoding xanthine dehydrogenase family protein molybdopterin-binding subunit: MKQIKLKRREFLKISAATGGGLLIGFSLGGCDEKPAPPKTMPMAETETAPTAFTPNAWLTVHSDNRVTIRVGSSEMGQGTLTGIAMLIADELDADWSRVRAEHAPADKAYTNPILGRQHTGGSTAIRGFWTIARKAGATGRELLLQAAAATWAVDVSECQARNGEVLHEASGRRLHYGELARAAAELPLPDAVLLKEPDEFVLIGQPLPRLDTPDKVNGAAVFGMDVQLPNLLIATVARCPVQGGRVKSFDAHQALAVPGVKQVAQISGGVAVIAEHFWAAKKGRDALRIEWDKAGNDTLDSAAIEAQFKAAVDKGLVERDDGDVKAALAAAARTVEAVYTVPFQAHVCMEPMNATADVRVDACDVYAPTQGQTFTQETAMRITGLARDKVKVITTFLGGGFGRRSEQDFIVDAVECSKLAGQPVKVIWTREDDVMHDQYRPATYNVLRGGVDAQGKIVAWEHRIAGPSILARVFPDSAADGHDWSSTEGAKNIPYHVNNLRVTYAMSNTPVPVGFWRSVGSSQNAFITECFFDELCKLAGQDPLAARLALMTEHPRHAGVVKLAAEKAGWGTALPAGHARGIAVAEAFASFVAQVAEVSIDRGRVRVHRITCAVDCGMNVNPNSIRAQMEGGIVYGLTAALKGAITISGGRVQQSNFDDYPLLRLDECPAIEVHIVSSEEAPGGVGEPGVPPTAPAVANAVFALTGQPVRSLPITLHS; encoded by the coding sequence ATGAAACAGATAAAACTGAAACGCCGTGAATTTCTCAAAATCAGTGCCGCCACGGGTGGCGGTCTGCTGATAGGGTTTTCCCTCGGGGGATGCGATGAAAAGCCTGCGCCGCCGAAGACAATGCCTATGGCCGAGACAGAAACAGCGCCGACAGCGTTTACCCCCAATGCCTGGCTCACTGTCCATAGTGATAACCGTGTGACCATTCGCGTCGGCAGTTCGGAAATGGGCCAGGGTACCCTGACCGGTATTGCTATGTTAATCGCCGATGAACTCGATGCCGACTGGTCCAGGGTACGCGCCGAACATGCGCCAGCCGATAAGGCCTATACCAATCCCATTCTCGGTCGGCAGCATACCGGTGGCAGTACGGCGATTCGTGGTTTCTGGACTATTGCACGCAAGGCCGGTGCCACCGGCCGCGAGTTGTTATTGCAGGCCGCTGCTGCTACCTGGGCGGTGGACGTCAGCGAATGCCAGGCGCGCAACGGCGAAGTGCTGCACGAGGCCAGTGGCCGCCGTCTGCACTACGGGGAGCTGGCCCGGGCCGCTGCCGAGTTGCCGTTGCCTGATGCGGTGCTCCTCAAGGAACCGGACGAGTTTGTACTGATTGGACAACCGTTACCGCGACTGGATACACCGGACAAGGTCAACGGTGCCGCGGTGTTTGGCATGGATGTGCAGTTGCCGAATTTACTTATCGCTACCGTTGCCCGTTGCCCGGTGCAAGGTGGCAGGGTGAAGTCTTTCGATGCGCACCAGGCATTGGCGGTGCCCGGGGTGAAACAAGTGGCGCAAATCAGTGGCGGTGTGGCCGTCATCGCCGAGCACTTTTGGGCAGCGAAGAAAGGTCGTGATGCACTCCGCATCGAATGGGATAAGGCCGGCAATGACACGCTGGACTCGGCGGCTATCGAGGCGCAGTTCAAGGCCGCGGTAGATAAGGGCCTGGTCGAGCGTGACGATGGCGATGTCAAGGCGGCGCTAGCCGCTGCGGCCAGGACGGTAGAGGCCGTGTATACCGTGCCGTTCCAGGCCCATGTTTGTATGGAACCGATGAATGCCACGGCCGATGTGCGCGTCGATGCCTGCGATGTGTATGCACCCACCCAGGGTCAGACGTTTACCCAGGAAACCGCCATGCGCATTACCGGCTTAGCGCGTGATAAGGTCAAGGTGATTACCACGTTTCTCGGTGGTGGTTTCGGCCGGCGCTCGGAACAGGATTTTATCGTTGATGCGGTGGAGTGTTCCAAGCTTGCGGGTCAGCCAGTGAAAGTGATCTGGACGCGTGAAGACGACGTCATGCATGACCAGTATCGTCCGGCCACCTACAATGTGTTGCGTGGGGGTGTGGATGCACAAGGCAAGATTGTGGCCTGGGAGCATCGCATTGCCGGGCCTTCTATCCTGGCGCGGGTGTTTCCTGATAGCGCAGCAGACGGACATGACTGGTCGAGTACCGAAGGTGCTAAAAACATCCCCTATCACGTCAATAACCTGCGCGTGACCTATGCCATGAGCAATACGCCGGTGCCGGTAGGTTTCTGGCGTTCGGTAGGCAGCTCACAGAATGCCTTTATTACCGAGTGTTTTTTTGACGAGCTGTGCAAACTTGCCGGCCAGGATCCGCTGGCCGCGCGCCTGGCACTTATGACCGAGCATCCACGCCATGCCGGTGTCGTCAAGCTTGCTGCGGAAAAAGCCGGTTGGGGAACAGCCTTGCCGGCAGGACATGCCCGCGGTATCGCCGTGGCGGAAGCCTTTGCCAGTTTTGTGGCCCAGGTGGCGGAGGTATCCATCGACAGGGGCAGGGTGCGCGTGCATCGCATCACCTGTGCAGTGGACTGTGGTATGAACGTTAATCCGAACAGCATCCGTGCGCAAATGGAAGGCGGTATTGTCTATGGCCTGACGGCGGCGTTGAAAGGTGCCATTACGATTAGTGGCGGCCGGGTTCAACAAAGTAACTTTGATGATTATCCGCTGCTGCGCCTGGATGAATGTCCGGCCATCGAGGTGCATATCGTCAGCAGTGAAGAGGCCCCCGGCGGTGTGGGCGAACCCGGGGTGCCGCCTACCGCACCGGCAGTGGCGAATGCCGTGTTTGCCCTGACGGGTCAGCCCGTGCGCAGTCTGCCCATTACATTACATAGCTAA
- a CDS encoding (2Fe-2S)-binding protein: MLKLNINGQRHDVAMEADTPLLWALRDGLQLTGTKFGCGIAVCGACVVLVDGKPLRSCVTPLSAVAGKQITTIEGLSPDRSHPVQQAWIEEEVPQCGYCQSGQILTAAALLARKPKPTQADIEEAMSEVLCRCGTYPRIRTAVMKAVELAAGKVKGA; the protein is encoded by the coding sequence ATGCTGAAACTCAACATCAATGGCCAGCGTCATGATGTGGCCATGGAAGCCGACACACCTTTACTCTGGGCCTTGCGAGACGGCCTGCAACTCACCGGCACCAAGTTTGGCTGCGGCATCGCGGTGTGCGGTGCCTGTGTGGTGCTGGTGGACGGCAAGCCGCTACGCAGTTGTGTCACACCCTTGTCTGCCGTAGCCGGCAAACAAATCACCACCATAGAAGGGCTCTCACCTGATCGTTCCCACCCCGTGCAACAGGCCTGGATAGAAGAAGAGGTTCCGCAGTGCGGCTATTGCCAGTCCGGCCAGATATTAACGGCAGCCGCCTTGCTGGCACGCAAGCCAAAGCCGACGCAAGCGGATATTGAGGAAGCCATGAGCGAGGTATTGTGTCGTTGTGGCACCTATCCCCGTATTCGCACAGCGGTAATGAAAGCGGTGGAGTTGGCCGCCGGCAAGGTTAAGGGGGCGTGA